One Natronomonas gomsonensis genomic window, CCCGACTTTCTGGCCGTCCGCGGCGAGGTGTTCATGCCGAAAGAAGCGTTTCAGGCGTACAACCGCGAGCGAATCGAGCGCGGCGATGACCCCTTCGCGAACCCCCGAAACGCCGCTGCAGGGACGCTTCGGCAACTCGACCCCTCGGTGACCGCCGAGCGGCCGCTGGATTGCTTCGTCTTCGACGTACTCGACGACGGCGGCTACGGCTTCGAGAGTCGTCTCGAAGAGCACGAAACCGTCGATTCGTGGGGGTTTCACGTCGACGACCACACCCGACTGGTCGAGGACATCGACGGTGCGGTCGCGTTCCGCGATGAGATGCTCGAAGCCCGCGACGACCTCGACTACGAAATCGACGGGACAGTCATCAAACTCGACGACAAGGCGGCCTGTGACGTGTTGGGTGCGACCTCTCGCGCCCCGCGGTGGGCCTACGCCTACAAGTTCCCCGCACGCACCGAGGAGACGACCGTCCGCGACATCGTCGTGCAGGTCGGCCGTACCGGCCGTCTCACGCCGGTTGCGCTGTTGGACCCCGTCGAGGTGGGTGGCGTCGAGGTCTCGCGGGCGACACTGCACAACCCCGAGCAAATCGCGGAACTCGGCGTGGGATTGGGCGACCGAGTGCGACTCAAACGCGCTGGGGACGTGATTCCCTACATCGAGGAAGTCGTCGAGAACGAACGGGAACACCACTTCGAGTTTCCCGAGCGGTGTCCGGTCTGTGACAGCGCCGTCGAACGGGAGGGGCCGATGGCGTTCTGTACCGGCGGCGTCGCCTGCCCCGCCCAACTGCGTCGAGCGGTCGAGCACTACGCCTCGCGTGTCGGCCTCGACATCGAGGGGTTGGGCGAGAAGGCGGTGAACCAGTTGGTCGACGAGGGACTGCTCGAACGGCTGCCGGACCTCTACGAGCTGACCGTCGAGGAGTTAGCCGAACTCGAAGGGTGGGGAGAGACGAGCGCCGAGAACCTCATCGAGGAGTTGGAAGCCAGCACGGAGCCGCCGCTTTCGGACTTCCTGTCGGCGCTGGGCGTTCCCGAGGTCGGGCCGACGACGGCGGGCGACATCGCCCGACAGTTCGGGACGCTCGACGCCGTGATGGACGCCTCCGCCGAGGAGTTACGGGCGGTCGAGGGTATCGGCGAGACGGTCGCCGCCGAAATCGAGGAGTTCTTCGACAGCGAGCGGAACCGCGAGGTCATCTCGGACCTCCGTGCTCACGGCGTCGAACCGCAGGAGGCCGAGACCGCGGGCGACGCCCTCGAAGGATTGACGTTCGTCTTCACCGGCTCGCTTTCGGGGATGACTCGCGAGGAAGCCCAGGAGTTGGTGGAGCAAAACGGCGGGTCGGCGACCTCGAGTGTCTCGGGGAACACCGACTACCTCGTGGTGGGCGAGAATCCGGGACAGAGCAAGCGGGAGGATGCGGAGGCCAACGACGTAGAGACAATCGACCAAGAGAGGTTCGAGTCGCTGTTGGCCGACCGCGGCGTCGACGTATAGCGAACAGGCGGGACGGTCGCGTCGACGGCCCGTGTCCCGCGCTCGCGGCGTCTGCCGCTCGCATCGAGGTGGTCCCACCACCTCGCTACCGCCCCGGCGGACCGCCGTCGGTCGTCAGGTCACACGGCTGGTGGCCGCGTTTCAGTATATGAACCCTCGGCCGGACGCGCCGGCTATAAGCCGCGGGGGACCGAGGATTCGCCAATGGGAGTGTTCGACACCATCCGGCAGGTGCTGGGGTTGAGCGCGGAGGCCGACGCGGCCCGTGAGGCCGACCCCGAGGACCTGTTCGGGATGTCGACGGCGTATCTGACGATGGAGG contains:
- the ligA gene encoding NAD-dependent DNA ligase LigA, giving the protein MDEPQDNPYVRDPPLDFESVEELDDSEAYEQAELLREAIRYHDRRYYQRADPVISDRAYDRLFERLEALEDAFDLPMETSPTQRVGGEPLDELETVDHVVTMLSIDSSVEEADLREFDERVHDRLTESDWEGSIEYLCEPKFDGLSVELLYEDGELTRAATRGDGERGDDVTENVRTIRSVPLELDGDYPDFLAVRGEVFMPKEAFQAYNRERIERGDDPFANPRNAAAGTLRQLDPSVTAERPLDCFVFDVLDDGGYGFESRLEEHETVDSWGFHVDDHTRLVEDIDGAVAFRDEMLEARDDLDYEIDGTVIKLDDKAACDVLGATSRAPRWAYAYKFPARTEETTVRDIVVQVGRTGRLTPVALLDPVEVGGVEVSRATLHNPEQIAELGVGLGDRVRLKRAGDVIPYIEEVVENEREHHFEFPERCPVCDSAVEREGPMAFCTGGVACPAQLRRAVEHYASRVGLDIEGLGEKAVNQLVDEGLLERLPDLYELTVEELAELEGWGETSAENLIEELEASTEPPLSDFLSALGVPEVGPTTAGDIARQFGTLDAVMDASAEELRAVEGIGETVAAEIEEFFDSERNREVISDLRAHGVEPQEAETAGDALEGLTFVFTGSLSGMTREEAQELVEQNGGSATSSVSGNTDYLVVGENPGQSKREDAEANDVETIDQERFESLLADRGVDV